In the Aridibaculum aurantiacum genome, TGTTTTACAACAACATTGTGCACGATGCTATAGAAGCCATCAAATTTGGCGGAGGCCATGATAACATTGCCCGGAACAATCTAATCATCAACAGCAAGAGCCAGAACATTGATGACCGTGGTATAAATCGCAACTACAAGCTGAACACGCCTTATGAAGCACGACTGCAAGAGATGAAGCCGTACGAAGAGCCATGGAAATCGTACGGTGAGCAACTAAAGCAGCAGTATGAGGTAACGCATCACTTGTGGAAGGATATTCTAAAGGAAGATTGGAAGCCGGAGTATCCAAACGGAAGCAAGATGATACATAATGTAACCGTAGCAAGTGGACCTTTTGTAGCTCCTGAAAAAGGTGCGGTAACAGTGGAAGGAAACCTCCAGCTTCCTTCTATTGCCGATGCTGGTTTTTACAACTATGCATTGCTGGATCTGCGAACGGATAATGCAGCGATCTTGGAAAAGCTGCCTTCACTCAACACGTTTTTCCTTCAGATAGGATTGCAAAAAGATCAATACCGGCAACAACTTCCTACACGTAAAGAAACAGGAGGATTGACCAACCGGCTTCGCGCCGGCAACCTGGCCAACGAAGACCAGTTTATAGAGAAAAAGCAATAGGTATCCTGTAACCACACGCTAATACGCCATAAAAAAAACGAACTGAAAATGAAACGACCTTTTTTACTAATGCTATCACTATGCCTTGTAGTTACAGGCACACGTGTTAGTGCACAATACGATGCAGGTGCCGACGGCTGGAAAAAGCTGTCGCTCCGCGAAAAGATAGGCCAGACTATGCTGATGCTTCCTGACAACAAGAAGGAGCTGGAGCTGGGCGGCGGCTCGTTGCAAGGCTTCTTTAAGCGCTATCCAGTCACTGGTTTTTTCATGGGCTGGAAGTTGTTTGTAGGAGTAAAAGAAGAAAATAAAGTAGCGCACCTTCGCAAGTCGGTTCATACGTACCAGCAAGCCAGCAGGATGCCGCTGTTATTTCAGCAGGATTATGAAAATGGTATTGCCTTACCGGGCATGACTACTCTGCCACGCGAAATGGCTTTAGGCGCCGCTAACTCTACCGACCTGATGTATAAATATGGAAAGAGTTTGGCCAGTGAAGCAAGATCATTGGGTATAGAATGGGTGCTGCACCCGGTGGCTGATCTAAACATCAACCCAATGAACCCGATCGTAAACGTGCGTGGCATTTCTGACGATCCGGACAAAGCCATCAGGCTGTTGAGTAAGCAAATAAAGGGACTGCAGGATAATGGCGTTGCTGCTACAATCAAGCACTTTCCTGGTGATGGTGCCGACTACCGCGACCAGCACCTTACTACCAGCACCAACAATCTTACATGGGATGAATGGAATAAGTATCACGGGAAAGTTTTCCAAGCATTAATTGACAGTGGTGTGGCTTCTATTATGCCAGGTCATATCACTTTGCCTTCCTATCAAAAAGAGAAGATCAACGGTTTTTATCCTCCGGCTACTTTATCAAAAGAACTGCTGACAGATCTTTTGAAAAAGAAGATGGGTTTTGATGGAGTCATTGTTTCTGATGCAATGACAATGGGTGGATTTAGAGGCTGGTACAACAACCAGCTGGAAGGCGAAGTAGCCAGTTTTGCAGCAGGCGTTGATGTTTTGCTGTGGCCTTCATACGAGTTCATGGATACTTTGGAAGCACGCATCAGGCGCAACGAAATACCGATGGAAAGGCTGGATGATGCAGTAAGCCGCATCTGGAAAATGAAGAGCCGCTTTGGGCTGCTAAAACCAAATCGCGTCTTGGTAAAAGACATGACCGATGCGGAAAAAGCATTCTCTCGTGAAACTGCAAAAAATATTTGCGAAAGCGCTGTTACCCTTGTGCGAGACAGGGAGAATATGCTGCCATTGAACCCACAGAAAACAAAGAAAATATTGATCGTAGGCGTTACACCACAAAGCAGGAAAGGTGGAGATGGTGGATTGGCAGCATTGAAATCACTTCAGCAGGAGTTGGGAAATAAAGGTTTTGAAGTTGATTTTCAACACGACCTGCTTTACGAGAACCAGGGATGGGAAGAGCATGTTTCTGCGAAATACGATAAGATCATTTTTGCTTTTGTACGTATACCACATGCACCTTTTGGTCCGTTGCAATTGTGGGACGACCAGGCGCAAACGGCGTGGGCCATCAATTCGATGCCTAAAGACAAGGTGATGGTGATTTCTTTTGGCAGTCCATACCTCGCAAATGAATATTTTGAGCGGGTAAATACTTGTATCAATGCATATTCTAATAACCCGGAAATGCATGCAGCGGTGGTGCGGGTGATGATGGGTGAGATACCTGCAAGAGGTACTTCTCCTGTAGACCTGGGCAACGATGCGCTGCACAAGTACAAGTTTATTAACACCAGCGACCCTTACAAGCCTTAAAAGATGACCAGGTTTCTCTTTATCTGCCTACTTTTTTTGCAGCATTCACTGCATGCGCAGGTGCGCCTGCCAAAGTATTATGCAGATCATATGATACTGCAGCGCGACCGGCCGATGCCGATAATAGGTTGGGCTGCGCCGGGAAATACAATAGAGGTTTCTTTCAATAACAAAAGTTATAAAGCGACTGCAACTGCTGACAGTTCGTGGAAAGCAGTGTTGCCTAAGACAAAAGCAGGCGGGCCTTATACCATCAGTGTTTCAGCAAATGGAGTAACTAAAACCTTTTCTGATGTGTACTTTGGCGATGTATGGTTGTGCGGCGGGCAAAGCAATATGAACTATCGCATGCGCACCATTAAGAACCGGGATGAAGAATTGAAAGATGCAGATTACCCACTGATACGCCAACTGAACATTGACCAGGTAGCTGCTGAATATCCACAGCAGGACATTGTTAAAGGGCAGTGGGTGCCGGCGAGCAGCAAAACCATAGATGCTTTTACTGCGGTAGGTTTTCAGTTTGCCAAAGAAGTATACAAGCACGAGAAGGTGCCGATCGGTATCATTCATGCATCGTGGGGTGGCTCGCCTATACAGGCGTGGATGAGTGCAGCCGACCTGCAGGATTTCCCTAATGAAATAAAGAAGATCAATAGAATTCACCCGGGTTTTATTGCTGCGCAACGCAAGCAGGATAGCATCAACCTGGTTCAATGGGAGAAGAATATTTATGCTGCGTCGGCTTTTGTGTCTCCTGCTAAACAATTGCAAAAGGATCCTTCCTTTTTTGCAGATGCGGGTTGGAAGCAGATTGTAGTTCCAGGTTACCTGCAAGACCAGGACATAAAAGTGAAGAAAGGGATAAGCTGGTTTAAGAGAAACTTCCATGTTGAGCCAGCTTTTCTGCAAGACACTATTGCGGCTAATTTCGGTCGCATCAATTTTGCCAGCGCGTTCTTCATCAATGGCAACTATATTGGCTCGCAGCTAAATCCTTACTACAACGCCAGCTTCAAGTTTCCTGCACAATACCTGCACGCTGGCGACAATGAGATCATTGTCTTGTGTTTCAACGAAAGTGAGAGCACAGGTTTTCGTCCTGTTTCCAAACCACACCTAAGATCAGGAGCCAGCCAGGTAGAACTAAGCGGTAACTGGCTTTTCAGGCAAGGAAAAACTTTTGATACTGCCGGCGCTATGGGACCAATGAATGCTGTGGATTTTGTGAATTCATATCCTACGCTTGCTTTTAATGCTATGATACATCCGCTGCGGCAGTACCCTGTAAAAGGTTTTTTGTGGTACCAGGGTGAAGGAAATACAGGTGCAGAAGAAAGTATGCTGTATGAAAACATGCTTACGCGCCTCATTGGCCGCTGGCGCCAAATGTGGGGCAATGACAAACTGCCTTTCCTAATGGTGCAGATTTCCAGCTATGGTGCTGTAAAAAAAGAACCTGTAGCTACAGGCTGGCCGGTAGTGCAGGAAGCGCAGGCAAATATTGCGCGTACAATTCCTAATACCGGCATTGCTATCACCAACGATGTAGGCAATGCCATAGATGTACACCCCGATGACAAGCAAACGGTTGGTAAAAGATTAGCTGCTGTGGCGCTCAATAAAGTTTATGGTCACAAAAAAATGGTTGCTGCCGGTCCTACCTACCACCAGATGGAGATCAAAGACGGCAAAGCGATCTTGTCTTTCAAGAACATTGGTTCGGGGATAGTTTCGAAAACCGGAACAGGCAGCCTCCGCTCTTTTGCAATAGCGGGTGCTGATAATAGGTTTTACAGGGCCGAAGCGGTAATTAGCGGCAACAAAGTAATCGTCAGCAGCAATAAAGTGCCTGCGCCTTTACATGTTCGTTATGCCTTTGAGAATACACCACCAGCTTTTGACTTTTATAATAAAGAAGGATTTCCGGCTGTGCCTTTTCGCACCGACAAGTTGCAGGACTTCCTCGTAAAAAAATCTGATGAACAATAGCTAATCAGCTGAAAAATAGCTGTTGTAGCCGAAAATGAAACATTTTAAAAGGTAGATGCAACATAACAACACCTCTTTTTTTGGATTTGAGACCACTTTAGTGCTCGGATTGCCAAACAAAACAAACTTCTAATTCTAACGATTATGCCAGTTTCCATTTACCCTTTGGGTACATTATCCTCCTCCCGGGCCTGCTACAGGCTTCAAGCTTTACCCACTCCAGGAAAGGCAGGAAACAACTTCCCATTTCCAATAAAAAGATTTTCCTGTTAATACACCTAAACAAACCTTATCACCGGGTATGCCGGCTAATGATCTAAACAACTGCTGTATGAAAAAACTCAATGCACGTGGACGAATACTCAACAGAGTTGCCATTCTTCTACAACCAAACATGCTCTTAAAGGTCTTACTACTCATCCTGGTAGTAGCACCAGTATTTTCTTTTGCCCAACTGCAATCTGTGGCAGGTATTGTAAGAGACGAAGATGGTAAGCCAGTAAGTGGCGTTTCCGTAACTGTTAAGTCTGCCAACCGCGGAACTTCTACTGATGAAACCGGTAGATACACACTGGAACTAAGGGATCCACGGGCTGTACTTGTATTTAGTAATGTAGGATATGAAGCTCGTGAAGTAAGTGTTGCCGGGAAAGCAGTTGTAGACGTAGTGCTGAAACGGACACTATCTTCTTTGGATGACGTGGTAGTAGTGGGTTACGGTACTACCAAAAGAAGAGACCTGATAGGCTCTGTTGGTAAAGCCAACGTAGAAGATATGAAGAAGGCGCCGGTGCCTTCGTTCGACCAGATGCTGGCAGGTAGAATAGCGGGTGTTACCGTGAGCCCTGTAGATGGACAGCCAGGTGGTGCTGCTTCTATATCTATAAGAGGAAGTTCAGTAAGCCAGGAAACTTCGCCATTATTTGTAATTGATGGTTTTCCTGTAGAGAACATGGACATTAATTCCATCAATCCAAACGATATTGAATCTTTTGAAGTACTGAAAGATCCTTCTTCAATAGCTATCTATGGTTCAAGAGGTGGTAACGGTGTTATCCTCATCACTACTAAATAAGGTAAGGCCGGTCCTCCAAAGCTTTCTTACAACTTTTCTTATGGTATCCAAAAAGATATCAGGCGTGTGAAAATGATGAACGCTTACGAGTTTGTAAAGCTTCAGTTGGAGCTGGATAGCCTGGCAGGTACTGCTGGTGTTCCTAGCCGTCGCTTTCATGATATCTATTTAGATCCTGCAAAAGGAATAGACCTAGAGTCGTATAGAACAGCTAAAACACTTGACTGGCAGGATATGCTGTTGCAGACAGGTGCAGTACAAATACATTCCGTTTCTCTTTCTGGTGGAAATGCAGACACGCGATATTCTTTATCCGGTGGATTTTACAACCAGAGAGGCATCATCCTGAACACAGGCATGAAGCGTTATGATGGTCGTTTCTCACTTGATCAGAAACTAGGTAAGAACCTGAGAGGTGGTGTAAGTGCAAGTTTCTCCAGCACGCCTGCTTATGGTACTGTAGCTGCTACTACCAATAATGGTGGCGTGGTGCAGGGCATGTGGCAGTACAGGCCAACCACTGGTTTGTCAAACCAGGATGTTGCCAATAACCTTTTTGATAGTACGGCAATGCTAGAGTTTTACAACGGTAACTCTTCAGTGTCATTGGGCGACAACCTGATCAACCCGCTAAAGCAGGCTGAAAATGAACATAGAAAAACAACTACCAATACTGGTTTTGTAAATGCTTACCTGGATTATGCATTCCTACGGAAGTTTAGGGTAAGATTGACAGGTGGATACAATTCAACCACTGTTTCGCTTGAGCAATTTTATAACTCGCAAACACAACAAGGTAACTTGTTTAAAAACGCTGCAGGAGCTACACCTAATACTGCTGGTATCAATGGTTCCATAGCTACTTCACTTGCGCAATCTTATTCTACATCCAATACCATTACTTACAACAATACTTTTAGTAAGAACCATAATGTAGATGGGCTTGCAGGTTTTGAATACCAGTACGCACAGCAGCAGTCTACTTCACTTCGTTCTGTAAATATTCCACAGGCGAGTGAATACCTGGGTATACTGGCGCTTGGTTCTGGTACACCTGCACAGGCATCAAGAGGTCGTACACATAACCAAACTGCATCCTTCTTCGGAAGAGTGAACTATAACTTTGCCCGTAAATATTACCTGACTGGTGCGTTACGTACAGATGGTTCATCTCGCTTTGCAGCAGGCAACCAGTGGGGTTACTTCCCATCGGGTGGTGCAGCATGGACTTTCTCTGAAGAGAAATTCATGCAAAAGCTAAAGCCAATCATCAGTTATGCAAAGCTGCGCGTGAGCTATGGTAGCACCGGTAACAACCGTGTAGGTGATTTTAGTTACTCTGCCCAGTTAACAGGTATCACCAACAACTCTGGCTATGCCTGGAATAATGTAGCTGTAGGTGGTATCATGCCTTTCTTCTATGGCAACAGCGCCCTTACATGGGAGAAAACAACTGGTTTTGATTATGGATTGAACCTGGAATTCCTTCAAGGAAGAATATCAGTAGACGCTGTTTATTACAGGAAAAAGACCACAGACTTCCTGATGGGTGTAAGGCTGCCTTTCAGTGCAGGTTATCCTAATGGAGCAAACTCTCAATATCAAAATACAGGAGCTATTGCAAATAATGGTTTCGAGTTTACGCTTAACACCACCAATGTAAAAACAAAGAACTTTAGCTGGAATTCAAACTTCAATATCAGCACTAACAGGAGCCAGATACTTGACTTCTACAGTGGATTGGAATCTATACAAACAGCATGGGGTCTTTCTGGTAATGCAAACGCATGGATAAGT is a window encoding:
- a CDS encoding sialate O-acetylesterase, with the translated sequence MTRFLFICLLFLQHSLHAQVRLPKYYADHMILQRDRPMPIIGWAAPGNTIEVSFNNKSYKATATADSSWKAVLPKTKAGGPYTISVSANGVTKTFSDVYFGDVWLCGGQSNMNYRMRTIKNRDEELKDADYPLIRQLNIDQVAAEYPQQDIVKGQWVPASSKTIDAFTAVGFQFAKEVYKHEKVPIGIIHASWGGSPIQAWMSAADLQDFPNEIKKINRIHPGFIAAQRKQDSINLVQWEKNIYAASAFVSPAKQLQKDPSFFADAGWKQIVVPGYLQDQDIKVKKGISWFKRNFHVEPAFLQDTIAANFGRINFASAFFINGNYIGSQLNPYYNASFKFPAQYLHAGDNEIIVLCFNESESTGFRPVSKPHLRSGASQVELSGNWLFRQGKTFDTAGAMGPMNAVDFVNSYPTLAFNAMIHPLRQYPVKGFLWYQGEGNTGAEESMLYENMLTRLIGRWRQMWGNDKLPFLMVQISSYGAVKKEPVATGWPVVQEAQANIARTIPNTGIAITNDVGNAIDVHPDDKQTVGKRLAAVALNKVYGHKKMVAAGPTYHQMEIKDGKAILSFKNIGSGIVSKTGTGSLRSFAIAGADNRFYRAEAVISGNKVIVSSNKVPAPLHVRYAFENTPPAFDFYNKEGFPAVPFRTDKLQDFLVKKSDEQ
- a CDS encoding TonB-dependent receptor plug domain-containing protein, producing MKKLNARGRILNRVAILLQPNMLLKVLLLILVVAPVFSFAQLQSVAGIVRDEDGKPVSGVSVTVKSANRGTSTDETGRYTLELRDPRAVLVFSNVGYEAREVSVAGKAVVDVVLKRTLSSLDDVVVVGYGTTKRRDLIGSVGKANVEDMKKAPVPSFDQMLAGRIAGVTVSPVDGQPGGAASISIRGSSVSQETSPLFVIDGFPVENMDINSINPNDIESFEVLKDPSSIAIYGSRGGNGVILITTK
- a CDS encoding glycoside hydrolase family 3 protein, with amino-acid sequence MKRPFLLMLSLCLVVTGTRVSAQYDAGADGWKKLSLREKIGQTMLMLPDNKKELELGGGSLQGFFKRYPVTGFFMGWKLFVGVKEENKVAHLRKSVHTYQQASRMPLLFQQDYENGIALPGMTTLPREMALGAANSTDLMYKYGKSLASEARSLGIEWVLHPVADLNINPMNPIVNVRGISDDPDKAIRLLSKQIKGLQDNGVAATIKHFPGDGADYRDQHLTTSTNNLTWDEWNKYHGKVFQALIDSGVASIMPGHITLPSYQKEKINGFYPPATLSKELLTDLLKKKMGFDGVIVSDAMTMGGFRGWYNNQLEGEVASFAAGVDVLLWPSYEFMDTLEARIRRNEIPMERLDDAVSRIWKMKSRFGLLKPNRVLVKDMTDAEKAFSRETAKNICESAVTLVRDRENMLPLNPQKTKKILIVGVTPQSRKGGDGGLAALKSLQQELGNKGFEVDFQHDLLYENQGWEEHVSAKYDKIIFAFVRIPHAPFGPLQLWDDQAQTAWAINSMPKDKVMVISFGSPYLANEYFERVNTCINAYSNNPEMHAAVVRVMMGEIPARGTSPVDLGNDALHKYKFINTSDPYKP